In the Flagellimonas sp. HMM57 genome, one interval contains:
- the lpdA gene encoding dihydrolipoyl dehydrogenase: MNQYDVAVIGSGPGGYVAAIRCAQLGMKTAIIEKYNTLGGTCLNVGCIPSKALLDSSHHYEDAVKHFEEHGIDIPGEVKVNLEQMIARKQGVVDQTTKGIQFLMDKNKIDVYEGLGSFKDATHIEIDKTDGEKETIEAKHIIIATGSKPSTLPFIEIDKERIITSTEALKLKEIPKHMIIIGGGVIGLELGQVYKRLGAEVSVVEYMDRIIPGMDGALSKELMKAMKKQKVKFNLSHKVKSVERKGDEVIIKADNKKGEEVTFTGDYCLVSVGRRPFTDGLNAEAAGVKLDDRGRVAVNEHLQTNISNIYAIGDVVRGAMLAHKAEEEGTMVAELIAGQKPHINYNLIPGVVYTWPEVAAVGKTEEELKEAGIAYNAGQFPMRALGRARASMDIDGFVKILADKTTDEVLGVHMIGARCADLITEGVTAMEFRASAEDIARMSHAHPTYAEAVKEAALAATEDRAIHI, from the coding sequence ATGAATCAATATGATGTAGCCGTAATTGGCTCTGGGCCTGGAGGCTATGTAGCAGCTATTCGCTGTGCACAATTGGGAATGAAAACCGCCATAATAGAAAAATATAATACCCTTGGTGGAACATGTCTCAATGTAGGCTGTATTCCTTCTAAAGCACTTTTGGATTCCTCCCATCATTATGAAGATGCGGTAAAACATTTTGAAGAACACGGAATCGATATTCCTGGCGAAGTTAAAGTGAATCTGGAGCAAATGATTGCCAGAAAACAAGGTGTTGTTGACCAAACCACCAAAGGCATTCAATTTTTGATGGATAAAAATAAAATCGATGTTTATGAAGGTCTGGGTAGTTTTAAGGATGCAACCCATATTGAGATTGATAAGACCGATGGCGAAAAGGAAACCATTGAAGCAAAACATATCATTATAGCCACAGGCTCCAAACCCTCTACGTTACCTTTTATAGAGATAGATAAAGAGCGCATCATTACATCTACCGAAGCTTTGAAATTAAAGGAAATCCCAAAGCACATGATTATTATTGGTGGCGGGGTAATTGGCCTGGAGCTTGGTCAGGTATATAAAAGGCTTGGTGCCGAAGTCAGTGTTGTGGAGTACATGGATCGTATTATCCCTGGAATGGACGGAGCGCTTTCCAAAGAGTTGATGAAGGCCATGAAAAAACAAAAGGTAAAGTTCAATCTTTCCCACAAGGTGAAGTCGGTTGAGCGAAAAGGTGATGAGGTTATCATTAAGGCAGATAACAAAAAAGGAGAAGAAGTTACGTTTACGGGAGATTATTGCTTGGTTTCTGTGGGGAGAAGACCTTTTACAGATGGATTGAATGCTGAAGCTGCCGGAGTAAAACTGGATGATAGGGGCAGAGTAGCGGTGAACGAGCATTTACAAACAAACATTTCCAATATCTATGCCATTGGGGATGTGGTACGTGGTGCCATGTTGGCGCACAAAGCCGAAGAAGAAGGCACCATGGTCGCTGAATTGATTGCAGGACAAAAACCGCATATCAATTATAATTTGATTCCAGGTGTGGTATATACTTGGCCAGAGGTTGCGGCAGTAGGAAAGACAGAAGAAGAATTAAAAGAAGCTGGAATAGCATACAATGCAGGACAATTCCCTATGCGTGCTTTGGGACGTGCAAGGGCCAGTATGGATATTGACGGATTTGTGAAAATATTGGCAGATAAAACCACAGATGAGGTATTAGGAGTGCATATGATAGGAGCCCGCTGTGCTGACCTAATTACTGAAGGGGTAACCGCTATGGAATTTAGGGCATCTGCAGAAGACATAGCGCGTATGAGCCACGCACACCCAACCTACGCTGAGGCAGTAAAAGAAGCCGCATTGGCTGCTACCGAAGATAGGGCAATACATATATAG
- the tilS gene encoding tRNA lysidine(34) synthetase TilS, protein MLKQFTEHINTNFSFLREKRLLLACSGGIDSVVLAHLTVGYGLKVTLAHCNFNLRGKESDGDEAFVRNLSNQLKIPFLVNSFDTEQYVKEYKVSVQMAARELRYKWFDEILGTERFDYVLTAHHADDNLETFIINLSRGTGIDGLLGIPAQNGSVVRPLLHFSRNDILNYAKKENIKWREDSSNAENRYLRNKIRLEVVPKLKELHPTFLENFRKTQNHLSQTDALLKNHIGEIKNELFHKTGDHYKININELLKLQPIDAYLYQLLHEFGFTEWDNVKTLLTGNSGKEVRSKTHKLLKDRTHLILREREDQKNEVFDISENATSIDFPVQLKFEEVNAMIGASRNVVFLDKEKLNYPLLLRNWEKGDYFYPFGMKGKKKISKFFKDEKVDMYSKSKQWLLCSGDAIIWVLGKRMDERFKVDASTNSILKITLLT, encoded by the coding sequence ATGCTGAAGCAGTTCACCGAACACATCAATACCAATTTTTCCTTTTTAAGGGAGAAACGTCTGTTGTTGGCCTGTAGCGGTGGGATTGATAGTGTTGTATTGGCACATTTGACGGTCGGCTATGGTTTAAAAGTTACGCTGGCCCATTGTAATTTTAATCTTAGGGGAAAAGAGAGTGACGGCGATGAGGCCTTTGTACGAAATCTTTCAAACCAACTTAAAATCCCTTTTTTGGTAAATTCCTTTGATACAGAACAATATGTGAAAGAATATAAAGTTTCGGTTCAAATGGCAGCTAGAGAGTTGCGCTATAAATGGTTTGACGAAATTTTGGGGACAGAAAGGTTTGATTATGTCCTAACAGCGCACCATGCCGATGATAATTTGGAAACCTTCATTATAAACCTTTCGCGGGGTACGGGAATCGATGGCCTTCTAGGCATTCCCGCCCAAAATGGAAGTGTGGTGAGACCGTTGTTGCATTTCTCCAGAAATGATATTTTAAATTATGCCAAAAAAGAAAATATCAAATGGAGAGAGGATAGTAGCAATGCGGAAAATAGGTATCTGCGAAATAAAATCAGATTGGAGGTCGTGCCAAAATTGAAAGAGCTCCATCCAACATTTTTAGAGAATTTTCGAAAAACACAAAACCATCTTTCCCAAACCGATGCATTACTGAAAAATCATATTGGAGAGATTAAAAATGAATTGTTCCATAAAACCGGTGACCATTACAAGATCAATATAAATGAGTTACTGAAATTGCAACCTATTGATGCCTATCTGTATCAGCTTTTGCATGAATTTGGATTTACCGAATGGGATAATGTAAAGACATTGCTCACTGGAAATAGCGGAAAAGAAGTCAGGTCAAAAACCCATAAATTGCTCAAGGACAGAACGCATTTGATATTAAGGGAACGGGAAGATCAAAAAAATGAAGTTTTTGACATTTCTGAAAATGCTACCAGTATCGATTTTCCTGTCCAATTAAAGTTTGAAGAGGTAAACGCCATGATAGGTGCATCTAGAAATGTGGTTTTTCTGGATAAGGAAAAGTTAAACTATCCGTTATTGTTAAGGAATTGGGAAAAAGGCGACTATTTTTATCCATTTGGAATGAAAGGGAAGAAAAAAATTTCCAAGTTCTTCAAGGATGAAAAAGTGGACATGTATTCCAAATCAAAACAATGGTTATTGTGTTCGGGCGATGCAATCATTTGGGTCCTTGGAAAACGAATGGACGAACGTTTTAAAGTAGATGCGTCAACCAACAGTATTTTAAAAATTACACTGCTAACATGA
- a CDS encoding acyltransferase family protein gives MKTKTNRLFFIDAMRAWAILMMLQGHFIDGLLDPVFRDRENIFFSVWLYFRGITAPVFFTVSGFIFTYLLIKTPQKGFENPRIKKGIRRGLQLLLIGYLLRMNLFGILIGEIYDSFYLVDVLHCIGLSILALIGIYLFSINRRKYLFPSILLGITMVLFLFEPLYKEWSFSFLPNAIANYFTKSNGSVFTIIPWLGYATLGGFVSTLFYKFKNYKYLYEVAIGTALALGSLLIFASSDAFLYIHRLTRIQLFADIFFNNYLFIRLGDVFIVFAVFMLLRRFMMNKTVLNIGSSTLSIYVIHFVILYGSFTGLGLYRFFNHILIPSVVIPGALAFMFTCTYLALRYNKHEAEIKANIATGRDYVKKQSIGLYKVSKPMLREISVRMRLFLSRVFGIAK, from the coding sequence ATGAAAACCAAGACCAACAGATTATTTTTTATTGATGCCATGCGTGCATGGGCAATTTTGATGATGCTCCAAGGGCATTTTATCGATGGGCTTCTAGACCCTGTATTTAGGGACAGGGAGAACATCTTTTTTAGTGTTTGGCTTTATTTTAGGGGCATTACCGCACCTGTTTTCTTCACGGTTTCTGGTTTTATTTTTACCTACTTATTGATAAAGACCCCACAAAAGGGTTTTGAAAATCCGAGAATAAAAAAAGGTATTCGACGTGGATTACAATTATTGCTGATCGGGTACTTATTGAGAATGAATCTTTTTGGAATTTTAATAGGAGAAATTTATGATTCCTTTTATTTGGTCGATGTGCTGCACTGTATCGGGCTTTCCATATTGGCACTTATTGGAATCTACCTCTTTTCCATCAATAGAAGAAAATACCTTTTCCCAAGCATCCTTCTGGGAATTACTATGGTTTTATTTCTATTTGAGCCACTTTACAAGGAATGGTCTTTCTCTTTTTTACCAAATGCTATCGCCAACTATTTTACTAAATCGAATGGTTCCGTATTTACCATAATTCCTTGGCTTGGATATGCAACGTTAGGTGGATTTGTTTCTACGCTGTTTTATAAGTTTAAAAACTACAAATACTTGTATGAAGTTGCCATTGGCACTGCGTTGGCTTTAGGGTCTTTATTGATATTTGCTTCTTCTGACGCTTTCCTGTACATACACAGATTAACACGCATACAATTATTCGCGGATATCTTTTTTAACAACTATTTATTTATTCGTCTGGGCGATGTCTTTATCGTTTTTGCAGTTTTTATGTTACTACGTAGGTTTATGATGAATAAAACGGTTCTGAACATAGGTTCCAGTACCCTTTCAATTTATGTAATCCATTTTGTGATATTATATGGAAGCTTCACGGGGTTAGGTCTATATCGGTTTTTTAATCATATTCTAATACCATCAGTGGTAATTCCGGGGGCTTTGGCATTTATGTTCACATGTACGTATTTAGCCTTGAGATACAATAAGCATGAAGCAGAAATTAAGGCTAATATTGCTACAGGTAGAGATTATGTAAAAAAACAAAGCATTGGTCTTTACAAAGTAAGTAAACCAATGCTTAGAGAAATTTCCGTTAGAATGAGACTCTTCTTGAGCAGGGTCTTTGGTATTGCCAAATAA
- a CDS encoding Lrp/AsnC family transcriptional regulator, with translation MELDEKDKKLVKLLQEDCKKTTKEYADSLELSKTAVYERIRRLERLGIVTKYVALVDKEKVHRDFTVLCHVRLVQHTKQNILRFEREILKLDEVSECFHISGDYDYILKINVKNMKEYREFMVAKLTVINNIGSTQSSFTIREVKNSPSVFI, from the coding sequence ATGGAGTTGGACGAAAAAGATAAAAAACTGGTTAAGCTGCTACAGGAGGATTGCAAAAAGACCACTAAGGAATACGCAGATAGTTTAGAGCTATCAAAAACAGCAGTTTATGAGCGCATACGTAGGCTTGAACGGCTTGGGATTGTCACCAAATATGTTGCTTTGGTAGATAAGGAAAAGGTACATCGGGATTTTACGGTGTTGTGCCATGTAAGATTGGTGCAGCATACCAAGCAAAACATACTCAGGTTTGAGCGGGAAATTTTAAAGTTGGATGAAGTTTCAGAATGCTTTCATATTAGTGGAGACTACGACTATATATTGAAGATAAATGTGAAAAACATGAAAGAATATCGAGAATTCATGGTTGCTAAACTAACGGTGATAAACAACATTGGGAGTACGCAAAGTTCTTTTACGATAAGGGAAGTAAAGAACAGCCCTTCAGTTTTTATTTAG
- the nhaC gene encoding Na+/H+ antiporter NhaC, which produces MSAEKKKAKFREDEQIIENKELNIWEALIPVFALVGMLAYNVYVFGDDALSGSNQFILLLGGAVAAIIGFFNKVSYKRMISEVAENVKSTTGALLILLMVGALSGTWLVSGIIPAMIYYGLQILNPTIFLAACVIICAIISIATGSSWTTAATVGIALIGIGEALGISLGMTAGAVLSGAYFGDKMSPLSDTTNLAPAMAGGDLFSHIRYMTWTTIPTISVTLIVFIILGFTIDTSGVADTDAILKNISTSFNINGWLFIVPLVVIFLIVKKAPPLLALLIGTLLGAVFALIFQPDIVTNLGGGTSLNFESSYKGILNAITVDTAIATEDPALNDLFSSGGMAGMLGTIWLIVCAMVFGGIMDGIGALERITKSLLSMAKTTFGLFASTVGSCLALNITASDQYLALVVPGKMFSKAYQERGLAPENLSRTLEDSGTVTSVLVPWNTCGAYHSGVLGVGVGEYFFYAIFNWLSPFMTLLFAAFRIKIKQLTTPASV; this is translated from the coding sequence ATGTCAGCAGAGAAGAAAAAAGCCAAATTTAGAGAAGACGAGCAAATCATTGAAAATAAAGAACTGAATATTTGGGAGGCATTGATTCCCGTTTTTGCACTCGTTGGAATGTTGGCTTATAATGTTTATGTCTTTGGGGACGATGCATTAAGTGGCTCCAATCAGTTCATTCTTTTATTAGGTGGTGCTGTTGCTGCAATCATTGGTTTTTTCAATAAGGTTTCTTACAAACGCATGATATCCGAAGTCGCTGAGAATGTTAAGTCCACTACTGGAGCATTGCTCATTCTTTTGATGGTAGGTGCGTTATCCGGTACTTGGTTGGTCAGTGGTATTATCCCCGCTATGATCTATTATGGATTACAAATTCTGAATCCAACAATTTTCTTAGCAGCTTGTGTAATAATTTGTGCCATAATTTCCATTGCTACTGGAAGCAGTTGGACGACAGCAGCTACCGTAGGCATTGCTTTGATAGGTATAGGAGAGGCTTTGGGCATATCCTTGGGGATGACAGCTGGTGCCGTTCTTTCCGGAGCATACTTTGGGGATAAAATGTCTCCATTGAGCGATACTACGAACTTAGCTCCTGCAATGGCTGGGGGTGACTTGTTTTCCCACATTAGGTATATGACCTGGACCACAATTCCCACCATATCCGTTACACTGATTGTCTTTATCATTCTAGGTTTTACCATAGATACCTCTGGTGTTGCCGATACAGATGCCATTCTAAAAAATATAAGTACAAGTTTCAATATCAATGGCTGGTTGTTCATAGTACCATTGGTAGTTATTTTTTTAATCGTAAAAAAAGCACCACCTCTACTCGCTTTATTGATTGGAACATTACTGGGAGCGGTTTTTGCATTAATTTTTCAACCCGATATTGTAACAAACCTTGGTGGTGGTACAAGCTTAAATTTTGAATCCAGTTATAAAGGTATTTTAAATGCCATAACCGTTGATACAGCTATAGCGACAGAAGACCCGGCACTGAACGATTTATTTTCATCTGGAGGAATGGCAGGTATGTTAGGCACTATATGGCTTATTGTCTGTGCTATGGTCTTTGGGGGAATTATGGATGGTATCGGAGCCTTGGAACGTATTACAAAATCACTCTTAAGCATGGCGAAAACCACTTTCGGTCTTTTTGCCAGTACCGTTGGAAGTTGTTTGGCCTTAAATATTACAGCATCGGACCAATATTTAGCTTTGGTAGTTCCTGGTAAAATGTTTTCAAAAGCCTACCAAGAACGAGGGCTTGCACCGGAAAACCTGAGCAGAACGCTTGAAGATTCCGGAACGGTAACTTCGGTCTTGGTACCATGGAATACTTGTGGGGCATATCACAGCGGTGTTCTGGGCGTCGGTGTAGGCGAATACTTTTTCTATGCCATCTTCAATTGGTTAAGCCCTTTTATGACATTGCTCTTTGCTGCCTTCAGAATTAAAATAAAACAGCTTACGACCCCTGCTTCGGTTTAA
- a CDS encoding aminotransferase class I/II-fold pyridoxal phosphate-dependent enzyme, whose product MDYKASEHIQDLQYFGEFGGVNPSISDSSTYTFLSAKTMFDTFEGNTEGCYLYSRHSSPSNLYLGEAMAQLEGTEAANVYASGMGAISAVIMQLCNANEHIVCSRTIYGGTYAFLKNFLKKFNISTSFIDITDLEIVEQAITSETKMIYCEAVSNPLLEVANIKALSKLAKKYGIPLVVDNTFSPLNINAAKLGADVVVHSLTKFINGSSDCVAGAVCASSDFCLSLKDVNDGAGMLLGSTLDSVRAASILKNIRTLHVRIKKHSKNAQYLANSFEKDGLKVVYPGLKSHPGHETMKTQMNSEYGFGGLMTLDVGSLDKANALMELMQKEKLGYLAVSLGFYKTLFSAPGTSTSSEIPIEEQEELGLSQGLIRFSIGLDNDIHKTYLSMHSCMEKLGILSKNEVLA is encoded by the coding sequence ATGGACTACAAAGCATCAGAGCATATTCAAGACCTTCAATATTTTGGAGAATTTGGCGGGGTAAACCCATCTATATCAGATTCATCGACCTATACATTTTTATCGGCAAAAACCATGTTCGATACTTTTGAAGGAAATACCGAAGGTTGTTATTTATACAGCAGGCATTCTTCCCCGTCAAATTTATATTTAGGAGAAGCTATGGCCCAATTGGAAGGGACCGAAGCTGCGAATGTATATGCGAGTGGCATGGGAGCTATCAGTGCGGTAATCATGCAACTTTGTAATGCAAACGAGCATATCGTTTGTAGCCGAACAATTTATGGAGGCACTTATGCCTTCTTGAAAAACTTTTTGAAGAAATTCAATATTTCCACTTCTTTTATTGATATCACCGACTTGGAAATTGTGGAACAAGCGATTACATCAGAAACAAAAATGATTTATTGCGAAGCGGTAAGCAACCCCTTACTTGAAGTAGCCAATATCAAAGCTCTTTCAAAGTTGGCCAAGAAGTATGGGATTCCTTTAGTAGTGGACAATACCTTCTCGCCATTGAACATCAATGCCGCTAAACTTGGCGCTGATGTTGTGGTTCACAGTCTTACCAAATTCATTAATGGAAGTAGTGATTGTGTGGCAGGTGCCGTTTGTGCCTCTTCTGACTTTTGTCTTAGCTTAAAAGATGTCAACGATGGAGCTGGAATGTTACTGGGAAGTACTTTGGACAGTGTCAGAGCTGCTTCTATCCTTAAAAATATACGTACGCTACATGTCCGTATAAAAAAGCACAGTAAAAACGCACAGTATTTGGCAAATTCGTTTGAAAAGGATGGGCTCAAAGTAGTATATCCAGGGCTAAAAAGCCATCCTGGTCATGAAACCATGAAAACACAGATGAATTCAGAATATGGTTTTGGAGGCCTAATGACCTTGGATGTTGGTTCATTGGATAAAGCCAACGCACTTATGGAATTAATGCAAAAAGAAAAGCTAGGGTACTTAGCAGTAAGTCTTGGTTTTTACAAAACATTGTTCAGCGCCCCAGGAACATCTACATCTTCTGAAATACCCATTGAAGAGCAAGAAGAACTTGGCTTGTCCCAAGGACTTATACGTTTCTCTATAGGTTTGGACAATGACATTCATAAAACATACCTGTCTATGCATTCATGTATGGAAAAATTGGGTATTCTTTCTAAAAATGAGGTGTTGGCGTAG
- a CDS encoding NADPH-dependent FMN reductase yields the protein MASILAFAGSNSSTSINHKLVKYTASLIETHKIQLYDMTRYPFPMYSEDDERQKGFSNSLVELKNDIQRADALLISVNEHNGNPSAYFKNLLDWLSRLERKFLQGKTIFLMSTSGGKIGGANSLEVVKKMLPRFGAEIVSTFSLPSFKENFAADGIVDDTLRTEHQQALDAFLQNLN from the coding sequence ATGGCTTCAATTTTGGCATTCGCAGGTAGTAATTCTTCAACTTCCATCAATCATAAATTAGTAAAATACACTGCCTCTTTGATTGAAACGCATAAAATCCAGCTTTATGATATGACCAGATATCCATTTCCAATGTATAGCGAGGATGATGAGCGGCAGAAGGGTTTTTCGAACTCATTGGTAGAGTTAAAGAACGATATACAACGTGCTGATGCGCTCTTGATTTCGGTCAACGAACATAATGGAAATCCGTCCGCATACTTTAAAAACTTGTTAGATTGGTTGTCTAGGCTAGAACGTAAATTTCTGCAGGGTAAGACTATTTTTTTAATGTCTACTTCGGGTGGCAAAATTGGTGGTGCCAATTCGCTGGAAGTCGTTAAAAAGATGTTGCCCAGATTTGGTGCTGAAATCGTTTCTACATTCTCTCTTCCTTCCTTTAAAGAAAACTTTGCAGCAGATGGGATAGTAGATGATACGCTGCGTACCGAACATCAACAGGCACTGGACGCCTTTCTTCAGAACTTAAATTAA
- a CDS encoding anthranilate synthase component I family protein translates to MRRQRSFTISSPLKTKEALLEWSTNYTDVLWLDSNGHKDSYGSFDSILAVSKTSDQVIRTVDEARKHIGETKDWFFGFLSYDLKNDIENLSSNNFDGLDFPEIHFFQPSKIIQVKDGEIIFSYLEACAEEIEEDCVKIKTIADIGRSKIELNQSVHIKMRIHKDAYFDKLNRLLGHIHRGDIYEANFCQEFYSENTGIDPLGTYRKLNAISKPPFAAFLRYDDKYLLCASPERYLKKTNQTVISQPIKGTAPRGKNQTEDELFKNQLEHDEKERAENIMITDLVRNDLSKSALKGSVEVKELCKVYAFEQVHQMISTVISKVPKDKKPFELIQETFPMGSMTGAPKVSAMKIIEALEETKRGLYSGAVGYFDPNGNFDFNVVIRSILYNEKAKYVSFSVGSAITAKSNPEKEYQECLLKAKAMRSVLEGS, encoded by the coding sequence TTGCGCAGGCAACGTTCCTTCACAATTTCTTCGCCGTTAAAAACTAAGGAAGCCTTGTTGGAATGGTCAACAAACTATACCGATGTATTGTGGTTGGATAGCAATGGACACAAAGATAGCTACGGCTCATTTGATTCAATTTTGGCAGTTTCCAAAACGTCAGATCAAGTGATAAGAACAGTCGATGAGGCACGTAAACACATTGGTGAAACCAAAGATTGGTTTTTTGGCTTCTTATCCTACGATTTAAAAAATGACATAGAAAACTTGTCATCAAATAATTTTGATGGCTTGGACTTTCCTGAGATCCACTTCTTTCAACCATCAAAAATTATACAGGTCAAAGATGGGGAAATCATTTTTTCATATCTAGAGGCCTGTGCGGAAGAAATTGAAGAAGATTGCGTCAAAATAAAAACAATAGCGGACATTGGAAGGTCGAAAATTGAGCTGAATCAATCCGTACATATTAAAATGCGTATTCATAAAGATGCGTATTTTGATAAATTGAACAGATTATTGGGACATATTCACCGTGGGGACATCTACGAGGCCAATTTCTGTCAGGAATTCTATTCCGAAAATACTGGGATCGACCCGTTGGGGACTTACAGAAAACTCAATGCTATTTCGAAGCCTCCTTTTGCAGCTTTTTTAAGGTACGATGACAAATACCTATTGTGTGCATCACCCGAGCGCTATTTAAAAAAAACAAACCAAACGGTCATTTCCCAACCTATAAAAGGAACAGCTCCAAGAGGAAAAAACCAGACAGAAGATGAACTGTTCAAAAATCAACTTGAGCACGATGAAAAAGAGCGTGCAGAGAATATTATGATTACCGATCTGGTTCGGAACGATCTATCCAAAAGTGCGTTAAAAGGTAGTGTAGAAGTGAAGGAGCTTTGTAAGGTGTATGCATTTGAACAAGTCCATCAGATGATTTCGACCGTTATTTCAAAAGTTCCAAAAGACAAAAAACCTTTCGAGCTCATTCAGGAGACTTTTCCTATGGGAAGTATGACCGGCGCACCTAAAGTTTCTGCTATGAAAATCATTGAGGCATTGGAAGAAACCAAGCGGGGGCTTTACAGTGGAGCGGTAGGCTATTTTGACCCAAATGGAAATTTTGATTTTAATGTAGTTATCCGGAGCATTCTTTATAACGAAAAAGCAAAATATGTTTCCTTTTCCGTAGGAAGCGCCATCACGGCCAAATCAAACCCTGAAAAAGAATATCAAGAATGTTTGCTCAAGGCAAAAGCCATGCGGAGCGTATTAGAGGGGAGTTGA